CGCCTCCTCCGGGGGCTGCTCGCCGTTGAGCACCTCGTTGTAGGCGATCTGCTCCGACTCCGACAGCGAGGAGACGTAGTCGGCGTTCGGATCGACGTACTCCTCCTCCGCGATCGGCTCCTCGTCCGCCCAGGGGTCGGTGAAGACGCCGTAGCCGTACTGCGAGACCCACTCGCGCGAGTCGGGATCCCACTCGTCGTCGGACGAGGAGAAGACGGCGCCGCCCGATCCGGTGTTGGGCGTGTACTCGAACCCCTCCGCGGCCATGCACTCCGCGATGAGCTCCTCGGCCTGCCTGCTCTGCTCCTCGTACTGCTTCTCGTACTCCTCGGGCGACTGGTCGTCGCCCCACGCCGCGGACAGATACTCGTTGAGAGGAGAGTCCTCGTAGGTCAGGCCGCCTCCGCCTCCCTCCGAGCAGGCGGAGAGCGTGGCGGCCAGGAGGGCCGCCGAGGCCGTGAGCACGAGGGGGCGTGTGATTCGCATCGTTTCCCTATCCGAAGGAGCGCGCTGTGCGCGGGGCTGGTCATGTCATCGTCGCAACGCCCCGTCGCGCGGCGCATCCGCCTGAAGGATGATGTCGGAGGCGGCGAGCGACGAGGCTCTCGTATCGGATGTGTGCGCTCGCGCGGGGATCCTGACCGACCGCCGGCCTTCGTGATGCTTTCGTGATCGTCGGACGTCGTCAGCGGGCGCGCGGATGGCTCGTCGCATACACGTCGCGCAGCGTGTCGACGGTGACGTGGGTGTAGATCTGGGTCGTCGCGACGGAGGAGTGGCCGAGCAGCTCCTGCACGACGCGCACGTCCGCCCCGCCCTGCAGCAGGTGCGTCGCGAACGAGTGCCGCAGCGTGTGCGGGGAGACGTGCGCGGCGAGCTGCGCACGCTCGGCCGCGGCCTGGATGACGAGCCAGGCGCTCTGCCGCGACAGCGGCGCGCCGCGGGCGCCGAGGAACAGCTTGGCGGTCGCCCTCCCCTTCGCCGCGAGCTGCGGGCGCACGCGCGTGAGGTAGGCGTCGAGCGCCGCGCGCGCGAAGGAGCCGACCGGCACGATGCGCTCCTTCGACCCCTTTCCGCGCAGGCGCAGCGCCTCGCCGCCCGCGAGATCGTCGACGTCGAGGGAGATGGCCTCCGAGACGCGCGCGCCGGTCGCGTAGAGCAGCTCCAGGAGCGCCCTGTCGCGGATCCCCAGCGGCTCCTCCGGCGACGGCGCGGCGAGCAGCCGTTCGACCTGCTCGATCGTGAGCGCCTTGGGCAGCCGCTGCGCCTGCTTGGGCGGGCGGAGCCGCTGCGACGGGTCGTCGGCGCTGAGCCCCTCGCGCGTGAGGAAGCGATGGAGCCCCCGCACCGACGACTGCAGCCGTGCGAGCGACGACGCCGCGGGCGGCGGCTGCTCCGACGCCCGCGCCGCCGCGAACTCGGCCACCACGGCGGAGGTGACGGCGCCGGCGTCGTCGACGCCGTGCTCCTCGAGCCATCGCGCGTAGCCGTCCAGATCGCGGCGATAGGCGGCGATCGTGTGATCCGACAGCCCGCGCTCGATCGTCAGATGCCGGAGGTACGCGTCGATCGCGCGATCGGGACGCATCCGGTCCGCCTAGCGATCCGTTCCGCGCAGGCGCTCCGCGGCGAGCAGGACGCCCATGCCCGTGATGGCGTTGCGGAAGCGTCCGTCGACCACGGCCCGCACGGCCTCGTCGAGCGGAATCCATTCGACGACGATGCCGGCCTCCTCGGCATCGCGGGCGAAGGCGGCCTCCGTCGCGGACAGCTCCCGCGCGAGGAAGAGGTGGATGAGCTCCGAGCTGCCGCCGGGCGAGAGGTGCACGGCGCCGAGCTCGTCCCAGACACCGGCGGTGAGATCGGCCTCCTCGGCGAGCTCGCGCCGCGCGGCCTCGAGGGGGCTCTCCCCCGCCACGTCGAGGAGCCCCGCGGGGAGCTCCCAGTCGCGCTCGCCGATCGGATGCCGGTACTGCTGGATGAGCAGCACCCGGCGCTCCGGGTCGACGGCGACGATCGCGGCCGCCCCCGGATGCGCCATGAACTCTCGCGTGAGCTCGCCGTCCCCGTACGCGAAGCGCTCGGAGACGATGTCCCACACCCTGCCCTCGAAGACGACGTCGTGCGAGACGACCTCGACCTCGGACGGCTCGTCGCGCAGCGACCCCGCATCGGCCATCGGAGCCCCCGTCAGTCGTTCTCGACGTCGAACAGCTCGCTCGCGCGGCTGCGCTCGACGGCGGCGC
This window of the Microbacterium sp. AB genome carries:
- a CDS encoding NUDIX hydrolase, producing MADAGSLRDEPSEVEVVSHDVVFEGRVWDIVSERFAYGDGELTREFMAHPGAAAIVAVDPERRVLLIQQYRHPIGERDWELPAGLLDVAGESPLEAARRELAEEADLTAGVWDELGAVHLSPGGSSELIHLFLARELSATEAAFARDAEEAGIVVEWIPLDEAVRAVVDGRFRNAITGMGVLLAAERLRGTDR
- the xerD gene encoding site-specific tyrosine recombinase XerD, with the protein product MRPDRAIDAYLRHLTIERGLSDHTIAAYRRDLDGYARWLEEHGVDDAGAVTSAVVAEFAAARASEQPPPAASSLARLQSSVRGLHRFLTREGLSADDPSQRLRPPKQAQRLPKALTIEQVERLLAAPSPEEPLGIRDRALLELLYATGARVSEAISLDVDDLAGGEALRLRGKGSKERIVPVGSFARAALDAYLTRVRPQLAAKGRATAKLFLGARGAPLSRQSAWLVIQAAAERAQLAAHVSPHTLRHSFATHLLQGGADVRVVQELLGHSSVATTQIYTHVTVDTLRDVYATSHPRAR